The Cryptococcus depauperatus CBS 7841 chromosome 3, complete sequence nucleotide sequence TGTACGTTTAAGACAGGTTTCGccaaaaagtcaaggatCGCTCAACCTCTTTTAAACTCACGACGAACCATCCCAGCCTCGGATCTAACACCATTCCGGGTAGATATTTTTTTGCCATTTCTGACAAACACTGAGACGGAGCGATGATGAATACCCTGACCTAGGCCGGGTTAATCCAGGATATATAGACCAAGCGGGAATAGAGTCTAccgaagaggaagatgggtTAGTAACGAGTGCCAGCCGTCGGGATGATATCAGTAACGTCGGGCGTCTGTCAAAGTCCCATGTCGCTCCACAAGCAAGAGACCCCATATATTGCCCCCAGGAAAAGCTGGAGCTATGTGGGGCTTACGGATCAAGCATACTACATACGACGTCAGGGGCTCTTGTCTGTAATCTATCTCAACCCAACGCTCACCTCGGTAGCCCCGTCCCATGCCAAGAGACCCCAACTGGAACAGGCGCTCTTCCATTTTCCCTTTCCATTCCCTCTTGCTCGactctccatcttgaaaATCATTTCCACTCTATGTACGTAAGAGAAGGATTAAAAGCACGAGGAAACAATCCCGAAGTACTTGGACAAACAACGTTGGCGAGATCCGACATCTTGCCGATAGGACCGGCTATGTCCGGGCTTGAGTAAGTGGTGATGTCATCGTTTTTAATATGGGTAAGTGACAAGAAAGTACATGCGTAATGGGAGTTGCCGAAGAATGGGTGAGAAATAGGCGTAGAGTATAGTATGGATAGGCATGCGAATGACTAGCGTGCCTAATTTTACAGCACGTCGTATAGTCCTAAAGAAATCTTCTTTACCGTTCCTGTACTCTTTTATATGCTATCCATATAAACAAGGTCAAACCCTTGACAGGAGGACTGGGAATGGAAAAGACCAACTTACTGGGGAAAAGTATGTAGGCAACAGAGTATACCAGTGGAATAACGCAGCAGAGGTGGACTGTAGGCTTCAGCTTGGTCTAGCATGGCTATGAGTAGGGTGTAAAGGTCGTAAGgtggttgaagagatttgaCATTGAGAAAAATCGCATCCATTcaaggagaagattgtTGTGAGTAGTATTGAGAGGCTTACTAGGACTGCACACTGCAAGTTTTCTACTGCAGAGAGCCATAAGCATGCCCAGATTATAATCTCAGAGTTATTGTCATGTATATTGGCGATGATGAGATACTTTGAAAAGGAGCAAAGTGATTATGATTTTCAGTGTATAAGGGAAACGGTGACATCACAACAATTGATAATTTTGACTTTGGCCGAAAGTTGGGATtgtcttttacatttacaAAAAGTCTGTTTATCGCTGTTCATAAAAAGTTGGGTATAAGAGCATTTGGAGAGACGACAACTCTTGACAGTTTAGGCCACTTGGAATCACACGATGGCAGTAAGTATAGCTACCCGACAAGTCCAAAGGTTGAGCTGATAAACTTGCAGGGGAAAAGCAAGTCCTCCCCTCTGACAATTGTCTTCAAACTGGGTTCGTGTCTGTCTTTTGCGTCTTGTTAGTTGGCTGAGGTTTGTCTTTATGTGATAGGAACTTCTTCAATCGTCTCTCCTACGTACCCTTTCCTTCCTCACTTGGAGCTTCTCTCGTCCGTTGTTGAAACCGTTGTGAAACTTCGGTCCCTTGGCCACAGAGTTGTGCTCGTTTCATCAGGCGCCATAGGAGTTGGCCTTGGGCGCATgaataagaaagaaagagggaaGGGACTGCATCAGAAACAGGTTTGTGTTATCAAAAACACTGCGTCAAGCATTGGCTGATGTGTCAAGGCTTTGGCGGCTATCGGCCAAGGAAGACTGATTGCATTATGGgacaatctcttctctcaccTAGATCAACCTACCGCTCAAATCTTGCTAACAAGAATGGATATTTCCGATGTAGGTTGGATTGAATGAAGTCTACATCGGGACTTACATGGCCAGCGTACTCGTTATCTCAATGCTCAAAACACCTTCTCTGAGCTTTTGCAGATGGGCGTTGTCCCTATTGTCAACGAAAACGATACTGTCTCTGTCTCTGTACGTTTTTTCCGCCTGTGCTTACTTCCATGTCAGGATGTCTTACGCCTCGCCAGGAAATCAAATTTGGGGATAATGACACTTTATCGGCTATATCATCAGCCATCTGTCATGCAGACTACTTGTTCCTGTTGACGGATGTTGAATGCTTGTATGCCTGCTTTtgatcatcttttcatatGCAAGAAAGACTGAACATTGCTTTTATCGCAGGTATACTGACAATCCTCGAAATAACCCTGATGCTAAACCCGTCACAATTGTAAGAGATATTCAAAAGGTCAAGCAACAAGGTAAGTCTAAATGTGTCTTGCCTCTCTGGTATGATAGTTTTAATTTCAATTACGCTGCAGTGTCTACATCAACTCTCGGGACGTCTTTAGGTACCGGCGGTATGTCGACCAAGCTTATTGCTGCCGAACTTGCCACTGCAGCAGGTACTACAACGGTTATTATGCATTCTCGAAATGTCAAAGATGCATTCAAAGTCATTGAAGTTGGTCGAGGACCTTGCAGAGAAACCTCTGTCGAGGATGTCAAGGAACTAGAGAATGGAGTGCTTTGTACAAGatttttgagaagagaatttGCGTTAAAAGAGTGAGTGCTGGTAGACACAACTACCGGGTGAGGCAAACAAGTCGTTGACTGTTAATAGTCGGAAATGGTGGATTACTCATGGTCTTCACTCTGCTGGATCGATCACGATTGACGAAGGCGCTTATCGAGCTATACAACGCAAGGAATCCGGAGGTAGACTCCTCCCGGCCGGAGTCCTTAAAGTTGTGGGACCTTTTGCGAGTCATCAGGCCGTCAAGCTTATTGTTCGTCGCCGAAAAGGAGGTATTGCAGGAGAACTGAGGGATAGTATAGATGGGAGCTTGACTGGAAGTCCCACGCCTGATGCCGCTAGCGTTCTTACCTCTCCGACACTGCGATCCTCTAGGTCCACCGCAACTGGACCTGATACTAATCCCCTTCCCATCACTCTCTCTCCACAAAGCGCTGTGGTCGAGCCAGATACCCCCAGCCTTCAACCCATCCGCTCCCTTACTTCTTCCGTTCAATCTCTTGATCCCCTCAGTTGGTCTGTGCCTTCTAGTCCAACCATAACAGCTTTAGCTGAGAAACTTGCCAATAATACTAATGGCGCTTTAGGGGCTGCAGCTTTAGCAGGATTCACAGCTGGAAGCATGAGCGGTGACAGTCTGGGAGCTGGGAATGGGGGAGATGACTATGAAGAGTGGGAAGAAGCTGAATTTGGAAAAGGTTTAACGCAATATAATTCAGTTGAGATCGATCGTATTAAAGGTCATAATTCGTACGTGTATTGCTCTACCCTAGTTCTCAAAACAAGCTATAAGCTGACCAAATTTGTGTCTCTCTGCAGGTCACATATTGAACAGATTTTGGGATACAATGATTGCGAGCATGTGGTCGATTCTATTACTTTCTTATAAtttatcttgttttttGGTAGCAAATGGCAATGAGACCAAGTCAGAGCAGATCCTAATCACAGTTGACATGATGGGTTGTATAGCTTCACAAGGTGCAACATAGATGAACAATAATTTTACTGATTAAAAGACCACCGTATGAGGCTTTCTGTTAATacagaaattgaaaagcGAACCATGACTACATATTCACGGGCATATCAGACCCCTACCAATACATGCTCAACcatttttttcctttcatcatcaatgtggaaaggaaaaaatgAACATAGTCCCAGCGTTGATCAGATGGGTTGTGAGAAAACAGtaagagaaaaaaaagagaagaatagaAGCTTATTGTGATAAGACGAAAGATGTAAAGTTGGATCAGCTAGCAAAGAAATTTATATAGCGCTCGAAAACAAACAGGAAGGAAATATGTTATGTACAGAATGTCTATAGAGGAAAGCGAAATGGAATCATGAAACAAAACAAAGTGtgagagcaagagaatAGAATTTATTCTTGACCAAAGCCAAGAGTTTCTTCGACGCTAAATGGCACATTAACCCTTGAGCCTATATGTTCTTGTCTTAACAAGTAGACTCACGCAATAGTCAGCTTTTGTTCTAGTGCCTCGTAACTCTTGTAGGCTGGCAAATCAATTCTATTGAAACAAGTATGGCTCTTTGGTAACTGGGTGACCTCGCCTGCCTTCTCAATAGTGAATCTTCTCGGACCATCTGAGCCTTGCAAGTCCTTGAAGCCGTTGACCGGAATTCGAGAAGTGCCAGTGGtaaattgaagaaggcgagaCTTCTTCTCGGCTGGCCAAGCTCTAACAATCTTCCAAAACCACTCAACAACTTCGTCTGAAGGGTTGCTTTATAAAGTGTCAGTGCAGCCTTTTTCTGACGGTAAACAACATACTATCCTCGGTAATCGGTGTGTTTTTGCCAATCATCTACGTCAATTTCAGACATACCGCCAATTAGCAGCTCCAGTTCCCTTTCATCAAAGACATTGATAAGCTCTTGAGGAATGAGCTCATTGAAGCCAGACATGAA carries:
- a CDS encoding glutamate 5-kinase, with translation MAGKSKSSPLTIVFKLGTSSIVSPTYPFLPHLELLSSVVETVVKLRSLGHRVVLVSSGAIGVGLGRMNKKERGKGLHQKQALAAIGQGRLIALWDNLFSHLDQPTAQILLTRMDISDRTRYLNAQNTFSELLQMGVVPIVNENDTVSVSEIKFGDNDTLSAISSAICHADYLFLLTDVECLYTDNPRNNPDAKPVTIVRDIQKVKQQVSTSTLGTSLGTGGMSTKLIAAELATAAGTTTVIMHSRNVKDAFKVIEVGRGPCRETSVEDVKELENGVLCTRFLRREFALKDRKWWITHGLHSAGSITIDEGAYRAIQRKESGGRLLPAGVLKVVGPFASHQAVKLIVRRRKGGIAGELRDSIDGSLTGSPTPDAASVLTSPTLRSSRSTATGPDTNPLPITLSPQSAVVEPDTPSLQPIRSLTSSVQSLDPLSWSVPSSPTITALAEKLANNTNGALGAAALAGFTAGSMSGDSLGAGNGGDDYEEWEEAEFGKGLTQYNSVEIDRIKGHNSSHIEQILGYNDCEHVVDSITFL